In Miscanthus floridulus cultivar M001 chromosome 8, ASM1932011v1, whole genome shotgun sequence, the sequence CTGGAGGACGTAGCTATCAAGGGAGTTGAGCAGGAGCACCTCGTCTGCGGTGATGACGCAGCGGATCTGCTCGAGGTTGACGACGATGGCGCGCTCGCAGCCCAGGACCATGGACGGGTACACGAAGagcgggtcgagcaggtggaggtCCCGGGCCGAGAGCTCGCAGCGCCACTTCATGGTGGCCTTGTCGATCTCCAGCGTCTGCACGGAGGCCGTGGCGGCCTCGACGCGGATCCAGCTGCGCGTGCCGCCGCCGCGCTTCTTCAGGTTGGGGACGTCCAGCCCCGCCGCGGGGTGATTGGCCGGTGGAGTGGGCGGTGGGGTCTTTTTCGTGGATGGGCCCGGGCGCTCGTGTGTCGCCAGATCCGGCACCGGCGGCGGTGGATCTGCCCTAGGGGAGGCCGCGGCCGGGCTGGAGAGGCGGCGGCGGGGAtgaagggaggcggcggcggtggagaagaGCGAGCgtcgagagagagagcgcgctcGGGAGGATTGTCATCGGGCACGGGCATGGGATGACGGGACCGCTCGGGGTCGGGAGGGAGGAGGGGCATGGAGAGAAATGCGGATGCGATTTCGGAAAAGCGAGGTCGAGCTCGCGATTTCAGTAACGTTGCGGGCGACCGGAGACCGTAGAAGCGCGTTCACGATCGGGCACAGATCGCAGCACGTTTGTGTGGGGTTATTTGCTTATTAGACTTAGAAGCTGAGTAAACACGGTCCCAAACAAGGTCGTATACGATTGTTTCAGCCCTAGCCAATTAGGCGGTCCCACTTGCGTGCCCCGCcacgagaaaaaaaaacaagggCCTCGTTTTCCTGCGAGATCCCGTGGAAAACGACCGGGCGCGGCAGGAGAGGAGTGGCCGCCACGCACGCCGGAGGCATCACGTGCCGGTGACCACCAGCCACAGGCCACACCGTCCTGATCCTCATCCGGGTCATCCCCTCGCTCGCTGCGCCGGGACCGGGACAGGCCGCGTGCCGTGTCCGTGTCCGTGTGCGTATGCTGGCGCCTGGCGGGATATAAAGGCGGCCCCGCGCCCACCGCTTCTTCCTCCCTCTTTCTCTTCGCCGAATCCCCAGGCGGGCAGGTCGGCGAAGAGGGCTGGTGAGGCAGCAGGGCTCGGGACGGGACAGGCAGAGGAGAACACAAAAATCCCAGATCCTTCCTGCCCGCCCGACTGCCCGTGCCGCGTCGTTGTTACCGGCCGCGCCATACCTCCGGCTTCTCCTCATCCAGGTGATTGCTGCAATGGGGATTCTTTTGGTGGGGTTGGATAGGGATGCCGCCACTGCGTAATGCGGTGTGACGGTCGGATTTGGAGGGTGCTCTGCAAGCATTGGGTCGTTTTGGTGTTTGGGATTCATTTTCGGAAGGTTCTCGTCTTGCGGGTAGCACCATGGTTCGGATTGGGACTGTGAATTTGACTCTGTCTCTGCTTCTGTTTCTGCAGGGGAATCGAATACACAACAAGCTGCAGGATGGTGCTGTGGGTCTTCGGCTACGGGTCCCTCATCTGGAACCCCGGCTTCGACTTCGACGACAAAATCCTTGGCTTTATCAAGGGCTAGAAGCGGACCTTTAATCTCGGTATGGATGTTTGTTTGCAGGCGCTTGCTTGGGTACACCCTCGTTGACCCGTACCTCAACCTCAACTTCCTCCGTTGTTTTGTTTTTTGTTCCCCTGCAGCTTGCATTGACCACAGAGGCACACCGGAGCATCCGGCGAGGACCTGCACGCTTGAAACTGACGACGAGGCCATATGCGTAAGAGACCACTTCATGTTTATCTTTATTTCGCCTGTTTTCAGTGTTCTTGTTGCAAAGATGAATTATCATAGCTTACTGCAGGTGATTCTGTACGCTTAAAATAGTATTGTACAACACTCTTCCCATCTTTAGGAGGCGAATTTGTAGCATGATAAATAGTTACCCTGAGTGTCATTTCCATGACCATCTGAGTGATGAAACGGCCTAGGGAAGTTCTCACTTATTCCACAGCCAGTAGATATATGGACTTGTATATCTGACTTTAACACAACATGTAGAGTACTATACATTGCCTGAAACTCATGCGAGAATGCAAGATCAATGGCTGGCATCTGGAATCCACCCACAATTTCTCATCTTTCAAAAGCTCTAACCTATTTAGAGAGCATGCTTGGCCTGTTTGTATTCTACTCTTTTGTGTCAAACGCTTGCTGGGCACTTTTAGTTCTGACTTTTTGTTTCTGATGAATGTTGATATGTCCATTCCAAGTTCTTTCCATCAGATGCTACTCACATTTAACATTCCCATACTAGTTTCCTTGTATTGATCCTATTTACAGTTCAAACCTCTTTTTTTTTGGCAGTGGGGAATTGCATATTGTGTCAAGGGTGGTCCAGAAAAAGAGCGAAAAGCAATGCAGGTGCACTGCTTTTCTCCCCTGTGTTTTGCAGTTCAAAAGAAATAACAACTATATTTGTGACACTAGAATTACACTGAAAGTTTACCTTGCCATTTCAGTACTTGGAGAGAAGGGAGTGTGAGTATGACCAGAAGATATCCATTGATTTCTACAAGGTATTATTTATTTGTGTGAACAACTAGCTTTGAactagtttttctttttctttcagaACTCTCATGATCCCTTGATGTATTGTTTAGGAAGGAGATCCCCTGAAACCAGCTGTGACGGGCGTCTTAGTGTAAGGATCTGAAGTTCCAAAACCAAAAATACCAATTCCATGCTATCCGTTGTTGTTTCTGTGGAACTCATAACTTGTTGTTCATGCAGTTTTGTGTCCACTCCAGATCCAATTGGCAACAAGTACTACCTTGGCCCTGCTCCTTTGCAGGATATGTCAAGGTGAGACATTGCACTCCTTTATTGTTCTTTTGGACATTCTATTTGATCAAGCATCTTATTCTGACTTTTTTCTACAATCTTGTTTGCAATGGCAGGCAAATTGCTACAGCCAATGGCCCTACTGGCTATAATAGGGATTACCTGTTCTCAATGGAGAAGGCATTAGCCAGCATAAGTAAGAGAACCTCTTTTTATACTTTTTAAGTGTTTAACACTTGAATATCTGTCTGTTTATACCCATGTGTTACCCAAAATATGGTATTACCTAGGAGTAGTTCATGTATGCGCTTTCTGCTAAGTCAGGATTTACATACATCAAATTGTGCTTATGCTGCCCTCTTCAGGCCACGAAGATGATTCAATCATAGAGCTTGCAGACGAGGTGAGGAAGGTGCTCAACAGAACAAAGGAGACCAAAATCACTGGTGCCAATGCTTCCCTGAAATCTCATGTGCCTCTTGTGCACCTATCTGCGCTTCCAGAAGGCACCGTTGTGGACTCGAGATAGCAAGAGCCTTGGACGTTCGACCTTCTACTGCCCGGAATTTACTTTCAGCTCTTGCATGTTTGTTTGTGGCCATCGTGTACTGATTTTTCCCTTTCAACGGTTGTTGTGAGGCTgtatcttcctgagtgaaaaatgCTAAAGCCGGCACTaataatgatattaattttaaCATCGAGGCCATATTGTCACTTAAGTTCTCTGCATTTGAATTTCCTAATTTTAACCTTTTATTTGGTCTAAACCATGTGGCCGAAGTGCATGTTTGGTTTGTTTGGTTTCTAACCAAACCTTACCACATTTGCCACATCTCCACATCTAAGCTTATGCAAGTTTGATCGAGGTGGACAGGCATTTGGTTGTAGCTGCAGCTACAGCAAGAGTTCTTTTCTGCCAACTTGGTCCAGCGCCCGGACGTTCGGCGCGTGAGACGAACAGAATGCCGCTCTCTTCCCAAACCCGCCCGCTCCACCTTGGGAATAGAACGGAACCTGCCTGTCCCCCGCGTCACCTTGTTCCCTAAACGTGCTCCTGTCCCAAGAGCGCGAAAACATTTCAAGTGCAACATCGCAAATGTATGGAAAAACTATATAGTGCAACATCGAAATATGAATATTGTAACATCGAAAATTATGGGCTGCAACATCGCAAAACATGTATTGCAACATCgaaaaaaatatgtactgcaacatcgaaaattatgtactgcaacatcgaaaattatgtgcTGCAACATTAGAAAATATatactgcaacatcgcaaaatcaaccatgaaacatgGAAAATGGGACCATTCGGAAAACATCTATTGCAACAACCAAAAAATCCCATTGCAACATTTGAAAATCATCTGTTGTAACATAAAAAAATCCATTGCAACATGGAGGAAAAAACAAAGGGCGTACGAACAGCAAATGAGATGGGTTCGAGGTGCAGCCTACTCTAGCCCTGACCCATCGCCTCCGAGCTTGCTAGAGGGAGGACAGAAGGACCACAGAGCTCGCCGGAACCCAAGCCACCGccgcgtccctcagatccagaggaggaggaggaggaggaagaggagggagagggctcagatctggaggaggaggaggagggcttagATCCAAAGGACCAACCTACCTTGTCGGAGCCGTCGCCATCGTCCTTGTCTCCGGTTGGGGGCACAAGAGCTGGGTCGTTGGGGAGCGCGGGGTCGCATGGAGCTCGCGGAGGGGAAGGGACGGATGGAGGGAGGGAGCACGGGTGAATGGGAGCAGCAGCGAGCTTGCGCGCGAGCGCAGGAGCCAGTGTGGGGATGGGGGAGCGAGCGGTAGAGTGGGGATGAGGGAGAGCGTTGCAGGAGCAGATGAGGGCAGTTGCATTGAGAGAAAGCATTCCGTATGCGGCGGGTCTGTCCGGACGGGACAAACGTCCGCTCTATATCATTATTGATTTGGTAAACAAACTGTTGAAGTAGGATGGAGTTTGGTACCTTTGGGGGCTACCCGAAGGTGGCAACGGGGCCTACTCAACAGTTAAGGAGAAACTCAAGTGGAATTAGGGATTACTTGGAGAGTGTTCATGATTTGGTACAGTAACCAGGCGGCTCTATAAAGGCCAAACACTTCTCCGCTGAGTCTCTGTCTTTGGTGGCCATTCAAGTGCATTGGTAGTAGCATCCTACCTACTACTACAAAATATTCTCTTGGCTACATGTGCCCTAACATTCTCTTGAGCCTTCAGTCTTATTTGATTGTTGAGCGCGCGTGAACCTTCATCCTAGCCCTTCCTTCTGGCTTGTTGCACATTCACCTCAACTTTCGTCAAGGGCGGATTTTGGCTGTGGCTCAGCCCCTTTGTGGGCCACAAATACAAGGAGCAAGTCAGCCCAACTCGTCTTTGGCTCAGCTCTGTCTACCCCATTGAAGCCCAACTCAAAACGCCTCCTGTTATTTATCCCCCTCCCCCTGGCCCAtttctggatccgcccctgaccTTCGTATTTAGGGACCTTTGCAAGGAGCTACATAGTGTGAGAGGGGTTAAGGGGGGCGAAGTAGAAGAGAAGAGGTGTCAGTGCAAAAagtaaccaactagtaaatatttgtcgttttgccatacgttgtgatcggatgtggcctgacactcaatgacacaggggttatactggttcaggcaacgtgccctacatccagtttgggtcggtcggtgactttattcctaagcctaggtgctcgaagtttgctatggggttacaaatgagtaggagtaagatgggggtgttagaggttcggtcggactctggaccgaagggccgagagtgatgggagctcctacgaGCGCTAAGTATCGAAACGTATGCTCCGTGTAAGCTAGAAGATAGTGAGTCGGAATGATCCGTCTGTTATCTGTGATCGATCGTTCGATCATTGTTGTTTGTTGTTCGATCGTTGGAATTGATCCTCCTGTTTAGGAGAGAGcgtgtccccttttatagatgaaggggatggccatacaagtgagagagagagtgagagtgtgtgctacctagtcttgttgcctacGCCGTCAGGTACGAGACGGTttggcggcgcccacaatactgttgatgccctgatgcatgtggttggttccatcgtgttcttctggtatggcaaatgttggcgcctaccatactgtaggacaaatgtaggcgcccacaacactgttcgtgtcctgacatgtctggaaggttgcaaagTACCCTTCTAACATGGCCTGGCAGTACTgccctgcaggtgtgcagggtacggtcctcggtatttgCGGTTGACTTCTGTGCCTTACCTTATTTGCTCcgcctgatttcttgggtcctcaccgagcgggcgtccccatttggtcgttcctagtcggctccgaccACGCCGATTGGAGGAGAGCCGCAGGCAGAGGTTTGGTGTGTTcctggtcggagtcggaagcgagcgtcgtcccctccttggccaggctttCTGgttggagaagcgggtcagagtcggaagctaGCGTCGCCCCTCCCTGGCCTCTGCCAGCCGGAGAAGCCGTTCGGAGTCGGAAGTCTTCCGGTCGAAGACTGGATCACTCttttggcctgtcgttaggtatctgggccagcccaggagttccGCGTCATCCGCGACGTCGTTTGTTGGCCGAGCTTCATCCTGGGAAGCAGGCCCATTaggaaccccgggtttatgaacccgacaagaggGGTGGCCCCAAAGGTAAGACCCCCAATAGCGGCCCCTCTGGGGCTCAGTGTCAACTCCAGTGGGATGAAATGCTGATTCTGGAAGGGGAGAGAGGCGTAGCACCTTTGTTATGTCTTGTCCGCCAGAGTTGCCTTTTTGTGTAGTGGATTAGATGTTTTGTCTGCTTCGATTTTTGGGAAGGTGAGTTGTTGAAAGGAAAGTGTAACGCGTGTGTTTCAGGCTATTTGTTTGCTTCACATTGTTTTCTCGGGATACGTGTGCGGATGGGGGCACGAGTGTGGATTCTTCACGATTCATGTTGGATGCCCATCGACTTCCACCCCCTATATTACACAAGATGAAATAGAGAGGTCACTGAACTCGAGAAGAGCTGAGATTGTACACCCCAATAGTAGAAAGTCAGAGAACTTTACAGTCATCACATAGCAAGGCAAGACCATGATCATTTCGCAGAAAGGCAGCCAAACTGATTTTCGATAGAAGCTCTCCCCTTGCCAAGGAACTACAGGAGCACCTGTTGTCAAAACAACTACAAGCTCAAAATACCAAATTTTGATGTGCAAACCAACCCTCGAGAGTTCATAGTAAGATTTGAAATATCCATCATCTTAGTAGGCAGCGACACAACAGCTCTAGCTTCATCATGGTAGTCGATGGCATCACTCATGACCGGTACATCTCTCTCTAGCTGCAATCTATGATATCTATCCACTCTTAGGATCAAATCTAGGGAGAATTGTTGGCAACTTTCTAGGGCTTACAAGTGGAGAACAAGATGGCTCGAGACCTCATGACTGCATGCAACTAGATGAGCCCCATAAGAAATATCTTCGAAGATTTATCCAAGTAAAATCCTAAACTCCCAACATACCAGACACAACAGTCATGGTAACAACAATCAAAGGGCTTGGAATGGGACAGTTTGCATCACATTTCGCATGAAATCTGCCGCTTTTCTGTGAATAAGTTATTCGTAGTCATGAATGAGTATGAAAAGTCAAATATTGATTATCGCAAAAGATGCAAAGCACTTGTCAAGAAAACAAACAATAGCGCCCACAACCACCACAACAGCAACACAAGCAAAGAAATACCCGATCAAGTTttgcttgtgttgttgttgatcgGCCACAATGAAATGAAACATTATCGGCAAAAATCAAGAACACCAAGCACCCAATAATGTTCCATTTCATGGTGGCCAAGAGGGCCTCAACATCTGAGGCGGAAGCAGGCAAGATCGAGGACCTCCATGCTGCTACATATGCAGCGAAAACACAAGTTATTTCTCACAAGAATGCAAGTTCTAAAAAATGGCCAAAAAGCTTAAGGAGAGTGAAGAAGCCTCAAATACAGAAGAAACATCGAAGAATGTTTAGCACCTTTCCACCCAAAAGCAAGAGCCCACTTTACTCTAGCTTACTGCTCCGTTTTCTCTCTTGGATCAATAGTAAGGCACCCAGCTACATGGCAATGAATTATGCAAACATAAAAGTCAGTGGCTGCCCAACTTTCAGTCTGCACCCTGCAGTACCTCGCACCACCTCTCTACAACACTACACAAGCCGCATCTATCTTCGGCCCCACACCAGAGCAGCAATTCTTAAGTCAACCCCAACAACAGTTGATTCCAAAAGTAGAAAACCAACATGAAGCAGCTCAAGTGAATGGTATCCTTATGACCTTATCTAGGTCACTAAACAAAAGGGAAAAAACGCCCACAAAGTTCATGACCGAAGAGTATTCACGATTTCATCTAGACTCCGGTTGAATAGACCAACTTCGTCAATGGTTCCAGTAACTTTCACCGAGGAGGACAATTTCAAAGCCCGAGATAACCTTCATATTGATGCTTTCATCACTCAAGCAAACATAGTTGGATACACCTCGCATAACATACTCGCCAACACCGGTAGTTAGCCCCAATATAATGTTCATCAAGCCAATTAATAGCATGAACAAAAGGACGCTAGAACAGTAATAAAAGGATATCCATGTTTCCTTTTTGAACAGTAATAAAGTCTGAACAGAGATCATCACCTTTGATAATCGTTAATATTGAATACACATACAACTATATTTGATAGAGGGTTCACAAACAAATTTGACACTAAAATCAAGCAAAGCTTCTATGGATGAAAGTCCCCTCCCCTTACGGATTGATTACAATATTTGGCAATCAGCTAGAAGCCCAAAAGATAGAAAGTAAACCAATTCCATTTTAGCCTTATCAACCAAGTTAAAAGCAACGAAAACCTTCCAAAGACAAGGAAGAGGAATGCGAATAAAGAGCAGAATCACAAGAGTAGATGACACAATGCACGCTAGACAAAATGATACCAGATCACGCCGTGTAACCCTCACAGCCAAGATAGCTCATGAAACAAAGAGTAAACTGATGTATTTTGTTAGTAGCAAACAAGGATGTTTTTTGCTTGATCGACAAAAGATCTATATGGGGTTAGTAGAGACATTATACAACACGAGATCAATATCAAACCAAACACCAAGCCTAGAAAGTAGCGTTTGAGAAACATTTCAGAAGAAAG encodes:
- the LOC136469920 gene encoding magnesium transporter MRS2-B-like codes for the protein MARPVTTTRHGQSGGQEGSGIFVFSSACPVPSPAASPALFADLPAWGFGEEKEGGRSARSLSRRSLFSTAAASLHPRRRLSSPAAASPRADPPPPVPDLATHERPGPSTKKTPPPTPPANHPAAGLDVPNLKKRGGGTRSWIRVEAATASVQTLEIDKATMKWRCELSARDLHLLDPLFVYPSMVLGCERAIVVNLEQIRCVITADEVLLLNSLDSYVLQYAAELQRRLLQRAEGDELPFEFWALELALEAACSFLDAQVIIKTLGQ
- the LOC136473571 gene encoding gamma-glutamylcyclotransferase 2-2-like codes for the protein MQYLERRECEYDQKISIDFYKEGDPLKPAVTGVLVFVSTPDPIGNKYYLGPAPLQDMSRQIATANGPTGYNRDYLFSMEKALASISHEDDSIIELADEVRKVLNRTKETKITGANASLKSHVPLVHLSALPEGTVVDSR